A DNA window from Methylocystis heyeri contains the following coding sequences:
- the tsaD gene encoding tRNA (adenosine(37)-N6)-threonylcarbamoyltransferase complex transferase subunit TsaD translates to MRVLGIETTCDETAAAVVEDKLGGGGGEILSNEVMSQIARHAAYGGVVPEIAARAHIEVLDRLVARALSDARIDLGAVDAVAAAAGPGLIGGILVGLTAGKALALAAGKPFIAVNHLEAHALTARLTDGTDFPYLALIVSGGHTQLVAVRGVGDYQRLGSTIDDAIGEAFDKVGKMMGAPYPGGPHIERLAAEGDAQRFNLPRPMLGRPGADFSLSGLKTAVRQELLRLGEEPSDTDKRDIAASFQAAIVDIVVDRVRSALRLLAEEDCRPNALVIGGGVGANGAIRRALTRFSAEAGLRFISPAPELCSDNGAMIAWAGLERFKLGLVDDLGFAPRPRWPLDASFSAAHHGKA, encoded by the coding sequence AGACGACCTGTGACGAGACCGCCGCGGCGGTCGTCGAGGACAAGCTCGGCGGCGGGGGCGGCGAAATCCTCTCGAACGAGGTGATGAGTCAGATCGCCCGCCACGCCGCCTATGGCGGCGTCGTGCCCGAGATCGCCGCGCGCGCCCATATCGAGGTGCTCGATCGTCTGGTGGCGCGCGCCCTTTCCGACGCGCGCATCGACCTCGGCGCGGTGGACGCCGTGGCGGCGGCGGCCGGACCGGGATTGATCGGCGGCATATTGGTGGGGCTGACCGCCGGCAAGGCGCTGGCGCTCGCGGCCGGAAAGCCCTTCATCGCGGTCAATCATCTGGAGGCCCACGCCCTTACCGCGCGCCTCACCGACGGCACCGACTTCCCCTATCTCGCCCTGATCGTTTCCGGCGGCCATACCCAGCTCGTCGCGGTGCGGGGCGTCGGGGATTATCAGCGCCTCGGCTCCACCATCGACGACGCTATCGGGGAAGCTTTCGACAAGGTGGGCAAGATGATGGGCGCGCCTTATCCCGGCGGGCCGCATATCGAAAGGCTCGCCGCCGAAGGCGACGCCCAGCGCTTCAATCTGCCGCGCCCGATGCTGGGACGGCCCGGAGCGGATTTCTCCCTTTCCGGGCTCAAGACCGCCGTGCGGCAGGAGCTGCTGCGCCTCGGTGAAGAGCCTTCCGACACGGACAAGAGGGACATCGCCGCCTCTTTCCAGGCCGCGATCGTCGATATCGTGGTGGATCGCGTGCGCTCGGCGCTGCGGCTTCTCGCGGAAGAGGACTGCCGCCCCAATGCGCTGGTCATCGGCGGCGGGGTGGGCGCCAATGGCGCGATACGCCGCGCGCTCACGCGTTTCTCGGCGGAGGCGGGGCTGCGCTTCATTTCTCCGGCGCCCGAGCTCTGCTCCGACAACGGCGCGATGATCGCCTGGGCGGGGCTGGAGCGTTTCAAGCTCGGCCTCGTGGACGATCTCGGTTTTGCGCCTCGCCCGCGCTGGCCTCTCGACGCCAGCTTCAGCGCCGCGCATCACGGCAAGGCCTGA
- a CDS encoding NAD(P)H-dependent glycerol-3-phosphate dehydrogenase translates to MSRASVFVLGAGAWGAALANVASAGRDRVPLWGHDTAHIAALARDRENRRHLPGLPLAPAVAPTADLSDLAEAEIVLGVVPAQAMRSVVRQARPYLRKGAAFVTCAKGIERDTLKFMSEVVAEEAPEAEVAVLSGPSFASDVCKGLPTAVTLAAGDDALAQHLCEQLSTRTFRLYRSTDLRGVEIGGAAKNVLAIACGMAAGRALGASAQAALIARGFAELRRLGEAWGARQETLMGLSGLGDLVLTCGSAQSRNFALGYALGGGETPREANHGKLAEGAFTASALVEVARERQIEMPIAEAVAAILTNRLSVEGAIDSLLMRPLRAEA, encoded by the coding sequence ATGAGCCGCGCCTCGGTATTCGTTCTCGGCGCCGGAGCATGGGGCGCGGCGCTCGCCAATGTCGCCTCGGCGGGACGCGATCGCGTGCCCCTTTGGGGACACGACACCGCCCATATAGCGGCGCTGGCGCGGGACCGGGAAAACCGGCGGCATTTGCCGGGCCTTCCCCTTGCGCCCGCCGTCGCGCCGACCGCCGATCTCTCCGACCTCGCCGAGGCCGAGATTGTCCTCGGCGTCGTGCCCGCGCAGGCGATGCGGTCCGTCGTCCGGCAGGCGCGCCCCTATCTGCGCAAGGGCGCGGCCTTCGTCACCTGCGCCAAGGGCATCGAGCGCGACACGCTCAAATTCATGAGCGAGGTCGTCGCCGAGGAGGCTCCCGAGGCGGAGGTCGCGGTTCTGTCGGGACCGAGCTTCGCCAGCGATGTCTGCAAAGGGTTGCCCACCGCCGTGACGCTGGCGGCGGGCGACGACGCCCTGGCGCAGCATCTTTGCGAGCAGCTTTCCACCAGGACCTTCCGGCTCTACCGTTCCACCGACCTGCGCGGGGTCGAGATCGGCGGCGCGGCCAAGAACGTCCTCGCCATCGCCTGCGGCATGGCCGCCGGGCGCGCGCTGGGGGCCAGCGCGCAGGCCGCCCTCATCGCGCGGGGTTTCGCGGAACTGCGCCGGCTGGGCGAAGCCTGGGGCGCCCGCCAGGAGACGCTGATGGGCCTCTCCGGCCTGGGCGATCTGGTGCTGACCTGCGGTTCCGCCCAATCGCGCAACTTTGCGCTCGGCTATGCGCTGGGCGGCGGCGAAACGCCGCGCGAGGCCAATCACGGCAAGCTCGCGGAAGGCGCCTTCACCGCTTCCGCGCTGGTGGAGGTCGCGCGCGAAAGACAGATCGAAATGCCCATAGCCGAAGCGGTGGCGGCGATCCTCACCAACCGGCTGAGCGTGGAAGGGGCCATAGATTCTCTGTTGATGCGCCCGCTTCGGGCGGAAGCTTGA
- a CDS encoding phospholipase D-like domain-containing protein: MRTRLAAAVTALALTPQPPASGPLSKEPSFAGVRAFYGPGDGIGSIDARLIDEARSSIDMAAYVLSDRAVVSALGRAAMRGVHIRVYLDGDQMAHSEHAVAAISATPNVELRQKRRSGDLMHMKSFAVDRRILRSGSANFSVSGEEYQDNDLIVVESPELARGFSENFERLWARADNQRIGAR; this comes from the coding sequence ATGCGAACCAGACTGGCCGCCGCGGTGACGGCGCTGGCCTTGACGCCGCAGCCGCCGGCCTCCGGCCCGCTCTCGAAAGAGCCGTCTTTTGCGGGCGTGCGGGCCTTCTATGGTCCGGGAGACGGGATCGGCTCGATCGACGCACGGCTGATCGACGAGGCCCGATCCTCCATCGACATGGCCGCCTATGTCCTCAGCGACCGGGCGGTGGTGAGCGCGCTGGGCCGCGCCGCGATGCGGGGCGTCCATATCCGCGTCTATCTCGACGGCGATCAGATGGCCCATTCCGAGCATGCGGTGGCGGCCATTTCCGCCACGCCCAATGTCGAGCTGCGCCAGAAACGCCGATCGGGGGATCTCATGCACATGAAATCCTTCGCCGTCGACCGGCGCATCCTGCGCAGCGGATCGGCCAATTTCAGCGTTTCGGGCGAGGAATATCAGGACAACGACCTGATCGTCGTCGAAAGTCCGGAGCTCGCGCGCGGCTTCAGCGAAAATTTCGAGCGGCTCTGGGCGCGGGCCGACAACCAGCGGATTGGAGCAAGATGA
- a CDS encoding glycosyltransferase family 2 protein, with amino-acid sequence MIDKSNDMIGVEACDQTGLALIPERDVAMGESGPEATSAEPWLRLSSIADFQPGRWIAMRYAASLYDEPVRPILRFLMRDGSRKDVLAPAPCEGEAIWLGRAPPDLAALWICPTDRIGRFDFRILSIGPVPLGVSLRKALASPKRMFFSLSARMVGLHDEADLNLRWALGREEVSGYPAWSRERNRRSDGAVDRPRADWESAPVATIVLHVEGATPAAVEASRRSFLEQTYPRWRVLLEGGTAGFAASLGDGRFTRIEDGAPEVSNDLLCSLRAGDEFPPHGLACFVEHFARNPQETIAYADHCDAGPQGAPCFKPGWSPVLNAVSPYVGRAAMFRGALLRGEADSLARTPECLLDDLLARAEVSSVGRIARILFRLGAAPQPRRPARPASPERRPKARVSAIIPTRDRADLLRPCLDSLLSSVTDPDLDVIVVDNDSIEAATHRLFVETLRRDRRVRILPAPGPFNFSAICNRAAQEARGEFLLFLNNDTTALTPGWLESMLEFASMADVGAVGAKLLFPDNRVQHVGVVLGMGGVAGHFGSELGAAEEGWHGMNLHPHEASAVTGACLMVERRKFEAVSGFDAENLPIELNDIDLCLRLSRRGWRTICDTRAALMHHQSASRGGAAFRLQKTYAAERGYFIDKWRGTIRNDPYFNPAMSLYAHIPALA; translated from the coding sequence ATGATCGACAAAAGCAATGACATGATCGGCGTGGAGGCCTGCGACCAGACTGGCTTGGCGCTCATCCCGGAACGCGACGTCGCAATGGGCGAATCCGGGCCCGAAGCGACGTCGGCGGAACCCTGGTTGCGACTGTCTTCGATCGCGGATTTTCAGCCCGGCCGCTGGATCGCCATGCGCTACGCCGCGAGTCTCTACGACGAGCCGGTGCGGCCGATACTGCGCTTCCTGATGCGCGACGGCTCGCGGAAGGACGTTCTCGCGCCCGCGCCTTGCGAGGGCGAAGCGATATGGCTCGGACGCGCGCCGCCGGACCTCGCCGCCCTGTGGATCTGCCCGACCGATCGGATCGGGAGATTCGACTTCCGCATCCTTTCCATAGGCCCGGTTCCGCTGGGGGTTTCGCTGCGCAAGGCGCTGGCGTCGCCGAAACGCATGTTCTTCTCGCTGTCGGCCCGGATGGTGGGCCTGCACGACGAGGCCGATCTCAATCTCCGCTGGGCGCTGGGGCGCGAGGAGGTTTCCGGCTATCCTGCCTGGAGCCGGGAGAGAAACCGCCGGTCCGACGGAGCCGTCGACCGCCCTCGCGCCGACTGGGAAAGCGCCCCGGTCGCGACGATCGTCCTGCATGTCGAGGGCGCGACCCCGGCGGCGGTGGAAGCGAGCCGACGCTCGTTTCTGGAACAAACCTATCCACGCTGGCGGGTCTTGCTCGAGGGCGGAACGGCCGGGTTTGCAGCCTCGCTCGGGGACGGGCGCTTCACCAGAATCGAGGACGGCGCGCCGGAGGTCTCGAACGATCTCCTTTGCAGCCTGCGCGCCGGCGATGAGTTCCCGCCTCACGGGCTCGCCTGTTTCGTCGAGCATTTCGCGAGAAACCCGCAGGAGACCATAGCCTACGCGGATCATTGCGACGCCGGGCCGCAAGGGGCGCCATGTTTCAAGCCGGGCTGGAGTCCGGTTCTGAACGCCGTTTCGCCCTATGTGGGCCGGGCGGCGATGTTCCGGGGCGCGCTGTTGCGAGGCGAGGCCGATTCGCTGGCGCGAACGCCCGAATGTCTGCTCGACGATTTGCTGGCTCGTGCGGAAGTATCCTCCGTGGGTCGCATCGCGCGCATTCTTTTCCGTCTGGGGGCGGCGCCCCAGCCGCGCCGGCCTGCGCGCCCGGCTTCGCCTGAAAGGCGGCCGAAGGCGCGGGTGAGCGCGATCATCCCGACCCGCGACCGCGCGGATCTGCTGCGGCCCTGTCTCGATTCGCTACTGAGTTCGGTCACCGATCCCGATCTCGACGTCATCGTGGTGGACAATGACAGCATAGAGGCGGCGACGCATCGCCTCTTCGTCGAGACCCTGCGCCGCGACCGGCGCGTCCGGATTCTGCCCGCGCCCGGTCCTTTCAATTTCTCCGCCATATGCAATCGCGCGGCGCAGGAGGCGCGCGGCGAGTTTCTTCTGTTCCTCAACAACGACACTACGGCGCTGACGCCGGGATGGCTCGAGTCGATGCTGGAGTTCGCGTCGATGGCGGATGTGGGCGCCGTGGGGGCGAAGCTGTTGTTCCCCGACAACAGAGTCCAGCATGTCGGCGTCGTGCTCGGCATGGGCGGCGTCGCGGGCCATTTCGGCTCGGAGCTGGGCGCAGCCGAAGAGGGCTGGCATGGCATGAATCTTCATCCTCACGAGGCTTCGGCGGTCACGGGAGCCTGTCTGATGGTGGAGCGGCGCAAGTTCGAGGCGGTTTCCGGCTTCGACGCCGAAAATCTCCCCATCGAACTCAACGACATCGATCTGTGCTTGCGACTTTCGCGGCGAGGATGGCGCACGATCTGCGACACGCGGGCGGCGCTGATGCACCATCAGTCCGCGAGTCGGGGCGGAGCCGCTTTCCGTCTGCAGAAAACCTACGCCGCCGAGCGCGGTTATTTCATCGACAAATGGCGGGGAACGATCCGCAATGATCCCTATTTCAATCCCGCGATGTCTTTATACGCACATATCCCGGCGCTGGCGTGA